The DNA region AGCCATGTGTTTCAGATCGCTGCTGAACGCGATTTGACGCAAGTTGTTGACGCTATGGAAATACGCTCGCTCGCCCTTGTTGGCCTCAACCGAGCCGACAACGCGGCCCTCCGAGAGATCGAACACCGTGATCTTTTCATCGGAACCAATCGCCAACAGCCGGTGCTGGGGGCCGATAATCACGTGCGGGATTTGGACGCCCAGCGCGATCTCGTACTCAGCGACCGCGGCAGCCCCGAGCTTCCACACGGTGCAGACGCACCCGCGACTCGACACCGTCAGCACGCGATTGCCGGGGAGGAACCAGGCGTAGTCAACATCGCGGGCTCTGTCTTGGCCTCGGCCGGAGGGGTAGGGCTCCCACTCGATAACCGGCTGAAGGTCGGTGGCCGTCATCCGCTGGACGTACACCTTCGAGCCCGCCCCGCTCCCGTCGGACTTCATCAGCACCACCGCCCGATCGGCAAGGGCGTCCAGCACCTTGGTTCCGGGAGGGCCGGCGACGAGCGGCGTGACGCGGCCTCCGGGGGGGTCGACCATGTGCAAGAACGGCTGGGGGGCGCCCCCCACGCCGCCTTTCTGCCGGCTGACAATCACCCGTTTGCCGTCGAGCGACACAAATATCGAAGCGCGTTCGAAGAAGCGCTGCGAGCCGGGGATCGCCGCCAGATCGACCGTGGGGTAGGACTCGCGTTCGCCCAACGGCGGCGATGACGGGGGCGGGTCGAACCGCCACTCGCGGAGCCCCGACTTGTCAAACGGCCTGACATTGCGGCGGTCGACCGCCAGCACCTTCGCCTCCCGCTCCACCGGCCCAAGGCCGGCAGGCCCAGCGCCGCCGGTCGCCCCCGACGCAACGCCCGCCAGGTAGTTCTGGTCGGCCTCGCACAGTTTCGCGACGGGCACGTTGATGGCGTCGCCGCTCTGCTTGCGGAGCGTGACCACCCCGTCCGCTTCGGAAACAAAAGTGGCGGTGACCGAGAAGCGGCCCGAGGCGTCGCTCCACTGGCGCGGCTCGGCGGCCCCGCCACCCCCGCCGACCCCTGGCGCCGGGCCCGTCGCGCGGCGGAGGTAGCCCTCCGGCGCTACGATTCTCAGTTGCGAGCGTCGCTCTAGCTGAGTCTTCAGCGCGCGGCTGGAGACCGCCGCGGCGAGCCGCTCGAGGTCGTCGACCGCCACCATCGTGTTTTTAAACTTTGGCTCGGCTTCCACGACCCCGCGGTACCACTTGCCGGCGATGCTGATCTCCACGCGATCGCCTACGCCGAACTTGTCTTCGCCCTCGCCGCCGCCGCCGAGCCCCCGGTCCCCGAACCCCCCGTCGCCGAACCCTCCGTTGCCGACCCCCCCGTCGAAGCCCCTCCCGAAGCCGCCAAACCCCCGCCCCGCGAGGCCCATCCCGCGAGGCCCGTCTTGGCTGAAGAGTTCATCGACAACGTCGCTTCTTCCAACGGCTTGCGCGCGGGCCTCCAGGGCTTCTTTGGTGATCTCTTCGGGCTGGATGCGAACCTTGACGTAACGCTCGCGATTGTTCCGTTCGAGTACGCGCCCGTAGTCGATCGCGGCGCAGAAGACCTCGAAGTCGGAAACCGGCGCGACGCGTGTCCCCACCCGGCCGTTGATGCTGACGGTGCGGGTGCTGGTGATTTGGTCGGGGGCGGCGAGTTTCACCAGCGCCGTGACGAGCTGCGTCACGTCCGGCTCTCCGCCAGCCTTGTTGCTCTTGCCAAAAAAAACGTCCGCGCCCGCGTTGGCGCTGAACCAGTCAGTGCCCAATTGGAGCTCCTTGATAAGCCCATCGACGATCGCACTATCGTCGACTTCTTTCTTCTCGGCGGCGCCGCGCGGCGCCATGACGATGAACTCGACGACGGCCGAGTCGTCCTGGGCCTCGGCGGCAGTCGGCGCTCCAACCAGGCTTGCCAGCGCAAGCAGCAAGGCAATGCAGCTCGTGGCGGGGCGAAGCGTCGGGCGACCCCACGCGATGCAAGAGTCCATATTGCTCTCCGGTCTCGGAACAAAGCTCTGTCGAATTCAGACGCTCGTTCCCTGCAATATAGCCAACCGCGCAGGCCGGTGGGACACGAAGCGAGGCGATTGCTCCTCGGAACCACGCCCCCTACACTGAAAAGTGAGAGCCCCCCCCAAGCGTCGGCGCCCATCAACTACCCGCCCTCGACTGCGAACCCCCGAGGCTGGCCCCCGTAGCCCCGCCCCGCCTTGCACCCAACCCGCTCAACCACCCAGCCCGGATGCCCTCCGAAGAAGAGTTTTATCAGGAACACATCCTCGACCACTACGAGGACCCCTTCCACCGCGGCGACCTGCCCGGCGCGACCCACGCGCACGAGGACAAGAACCCGCTGTGCGGCGACCTGGTGCGCGTGGCGCTGAAGATCTCTCCCGAGGGGAAGATCGAAGACTGCTGGTTCACCGGCGACGGCTGCGTGATCAGCCAGGCCTCGGCCTCGATGCTGCTCGAGGAGATCCAGGGCAAGACAACCGAAGAGCTCAAGGCCTTCGGCGCACCCGAGATGCTCAAGCTCTACGGCCCCAGGCTCACGCCCAACCGGCAGAAGTGCTGCCTGCTAAGCTGGCGCGCATTGCAGTCGGCGGTCCACTCGCCGGTGGAGTGAACGCCGGGGAGCCGGAAGCGTCAGCGTCCGGAGGTTTCTCGCGCTCGACTCCGGGCGCTGACGCTTTCGGCTCCATGGTTCATCCTCCAGATCCCGCTTTCTAATCCAAGCTCCTATGCTCCCCGCATCGCTCCGCGACGACTTCCCCATCCTGCAGCAGTCGGTGCACGGGGACCGCCCGCTGGTGTTCCTGGATAACGCCGCCAGCACGCAGCGCAGCCGCCAAGTGATGGACGCCGTGCGTCGGCTTGAGGAGCACGACTACGCGAATGTCCATCGCGGCATCCACACGCTCAGCGAACGCAGCACCGACGCCTACGAGGCGGCGCGAGAGAAAGTACGGGCCTTCATCAACGCCGAGTCGGCCGACGAGATCGTCTTCACCCAGGGGACGACCGCGTCGATCAACCTAGTGGCGCGTAGCTGGGGAGAGGCCAACCTGAAGCCCGGCGACGAGATCTTGCTGACGCTGATGGAGCACCACTCCAACCTCGTCCCCTGGTTCCAGGCCGCCGAGCGGACCGGCGCCGTGGTCCGGCAGATCCCCATCACCGACGACGGCCTGCTCGACCTCTCGGGCCTCGACTCGCTGCTGACCCGGCGCACCAAGCTGGTCGCCGTGGCGAGCGTCTCGAACACGCTCGGCACCATCAACCCGGTGGCCGAGATCATCCGCCGCGCCCACGCCGTGGGCGCCCTGGTGCTGGTAGACGCCGCCCAGAGCGTGCCGCACATGGCGACCGACGTGCGGGCGCTCGACGTCGATTTCTTGGCGTTCAGCGGCCACAAGATGACGGGCCCGTCGGGCATCGGCGTGCTGTACGGAAAGCGATCGTTGCTCGAGGCGATGCCGGCCTTCTTGGGGGGTGGCAGCATGATCGACCGCGTGTACGCAGACCGCTTCACCCCGGCGCCTATCCCCACACGCTTCGAGGCCGGAACGCCGCCGATCTCGGGCGCCATCGGCCTGGGCGCCGCGATCGACTACCTGCAAGCGATCGGGATGGACGCGATCCAGCAGCACGAGCACCGGCTGGTCGAGCACGCCTGGCGCCGGCTCGGCGAGGTCGAGGGGCTCACGCGGCTTGGCCCGCCGCCGGAGCAGCGTGCGGGGCTGGTGGGCTTCACGCTCGACAGGCCGCACGCGCACGACATCGCCCAACTCTTGGACGAGCAGGGGGTCGCCGTCCGGGCGGGCCACCACTGCACACAGCCGCTGCACGACCGGCTGGGGATCTCGGCCAGCACACGCGCCAGCTTCTACCTCTACAACACGCTGGAAGAGGTCGACGTGCTGGTCGACGCGCTGGCGGCCATCCGCGAACGCTTCCGCCCCCGCGGCCGCAAACGCGCGGCGCGAGTGGCAGAGAAGTGAGCACGCGGGTCACGAGCAGGGACCCCCAATAGCCGCCGACCTACGGTCGGCGCGGGCCCGCTAGCAGTTCTGAACGCGCCGACCGTAGGTCGGCGGCTATTGGGCGCGATGGTAGCAGCAGCCACGCGCTCGCAAAATCTTTGGGAACTCTCCCCGCCCCGCGCTCGTCAGACCCGTTGGCGGCCCGATCCCGGGGCCGATTCTCTCCCCCTTTTCCGTAGAGGCACGCCATGCGTTCGACGATCTGGGCGCTCGCCCTGGTCGGCTGCTGGGCAGCAGCCGTCACCCTCACCAGCGAGTTATCGGGCGCCGAGGAAACAGCGCCCGCGGCGGTCGCGCCCTCCCCGGGGGCGATAGCGCCCGCCGAGCAGCGCCCCGCCGAACCGGCCAAAGAGGCCGCGAACGAAACAACCAAGCCCTCGGCGCCGATCGTCGCCAAGCCGGTCGCCGACTTCGTGCAGCAAGGGGTCGAGTGGCTGGTCAAGGCGCAGCACAACGACGGCGGCTGGGGGGGCGGCTCGCACGCGGCCCAGAACGTCCTCGACCCGCACGCCGTGCCCACCGACCCGGCCACCACGGCCTTCAGCCTGCTGGCGTTGCTGCGGGCCGGGCACACGCCGGCCGAGGGAGACCACTACCCGCAGGTCCGCAAGGGTCTTACGTACCTGGTTGACGCCGTCGAGAAGGCCGACGAAGAGGGCCCGCTGATCACCAAGATCGAGGGAACCCAGCCACAAACCAAGCTCGGCCGGCAGGTCGATACGGCGCTGGCGGCCCAGTACCTGGCGCGCGTCCTGCCAATGCTGGCCGAGGACGACGCCCTCCGGCCGCGGGTCGACGCGGCGCTCGACAAGTGCCTGATCAAGCTGCAGCAGTCGCAGCAAGCAGACGGCAGCTGGGGGGGCGGCGGCGGCTGGGCGCCCGTGCTGCAATCGTCGCTCGGTTGCTCCGCGATGCAGCTCGCCAAAGGGGTTGGCAAGAAGGTGGACGAGCAAGTGCTCGACCGCGCGGTGAGGTACCAGAACGGCAACGTTGATGAAAAGTCGGGCCGCGCAGACGCCAGCGACGCGGCGGGAGTCGAGCTGTACGCCTTCAACGGCGCCTTCCGCGGCAACGCGGCCGGCGCGCGGGTGGCGCAAGACTTCTTTTCCAAAGCGGTCAGCGACGGGCGGCTCGAGGCGGACGCCCAGATCAGCGAAGAGACGCTCGTCGAGGCGGGCGCCGCGCCGCAAGAAGCGGTCCGGCTCAGCGCGTCGTTCCGGCAGAACCAGGCCCAGATCGATCGGCTTGGGGACGAGACGCTCCTCAAGGGCTTCGGCAACAACGGCGGCGAGGAGTTCCTCAGCTACCTGATGACCAGCGAGTCGCTGGTCATCGCCGGCGGCGACAAGTTCAACCACTGGAACGACAAGATGCACGGCCGGCTCCAGAAGGTACAGAACGGCGACGGCAGTTGGTCGGGCCACCACTGCATCAGCAGCCCCGTGTTCTGCACCGCCGCGGTGGTGCAGTGCCTCACGACCGACCGCGACGCAGAGTTCCTCGTGTCGATGGCCAAGGCGAACGACGCCTCCAAGCTGTCGCAGGCCGGCAAATGACGCGGCCGATCGCCCGAACGCTGTCGCTTGCCCTGCTGCTGGCCGGCTGCCTCGCGGCGCCGGCGGCCGCGGGCGGCGAGGACCCCGCGGAGGCCCCGCTCCGGCGGGCCGCGGGGTTCCTCTGGTCGCAGCAGCAGGCGGACGGGTCGTGGCGTAGCCAGAACTACGGCGTCATGCGGTCGGGCCAGGCCTTCACGCCGTTCGTGCTGCACACGCTGTTGGGCGTCCCCGAGGAGGTCTGCCCGCGTCCCGCCGGCGGGGTCGACAAGGCGCTGGCGTTCATCCGCGGCCGGGTAGCGGCCGACGGGTCGCTGGGGCACGCCGACCCAGACGTGGTTGAGTATCCCGTCTACAGCACCGCCTACGGCCTGTTGTGCCTGTTGAAGGGGGGCAGAACCCCGCTCGCCGATGGGGACGCAGAGCTGGTCGCTCGGATGGCGGGCTTCCTGGCCGAGGCCCAGTTTCGCCCCGAGAACGGCTTCGGGCCCGACCATCCCGCCTTGGGGGGCTGGGGGTTCGACGCCCCGCTGGCGCCCGGCGAGCCGGGGCACATGGACCTGGCCCACACCCGGCGGGCCCTCGAGGCGCTCGCCGCGGCAGGCCCGCCGGCCGCCGGCCCGCTGGCCGAGCGGTTCCTGGCGCGGGTGCAGCACCTGCCTGACCAGGCCGGGCTCAACCCACCGGGGTTCGACGGGGGCTTCTTCTTCTCGAGCGTCGTCGCCGCCGCCAACAAGGGCCGTCACGCCGAGGCGCCCCACCAAGCGGGCTACCGCAGCTACGCCACCGCTACCTGCGACGGCGTGCTGGCGTTGTTGGCGGCGGGGGCGCCGCCGGAGGATGACCGCGTAGAGGCGGCACGGCAGTGGCTGCTGGGCCACCCCCGGCTCGATTACCCCCAGGGTGTCCCTACCGACCACCCCGAGCCCTGGGGAGAGGCGATCTCGCTCTACCACCGAGCCGTGCGGGCCGAGGCCTACGTGGCCCTGGGCTGGCCGAGGGGCTGGCAGGCCGAGATGGCGGCGCAGATCGCCGCACAGCAGCGGCCCGACGGGTCTGTCGTCAATCTGACGAGCCCGCTGATGAAGGAAGACGACCCCTTGTTGGGGACTTCGCTGGCGTCGATTGCCCTCACGCACGCCCTGAGCCCGCGACGATAGACCTCCGAGGAACCGGACGCTCGGGGGCCACTTCCGCGGGGGCGGGGCCCCTTAGCCGGGGCGCCGAACGTCGGAATGCAGGCCGAAGCCGTTGTGGCGGGGCGCCACCGGCGTTATAATCCGCATCGCTAAGATTCCCCAGGTACCCTATCCCTCCACAGTTTGGGCCCGACGCAAGGTCGACTCAAGCCGAAGGGGGGTCTGTCACGATCGCAGTGTAGGCGTGCGGCATGCGTTTTTGTTTGCTAGACGTAATTGAAAGGATCGAGGGCGATCGCCGACTCGTGGCGGTCAAGAACGTCTCTTACAGCGAAGAGTACCTGCAGGACCACTTTCCGGAGTTCCCGGTCCTGCCGGGCGTGTTCATGCTGGAGGCCGCGACCCAGGCTTCGGCCTGGCTGCTGCGGATCTCGAGCGACTACGCCCACAGCGTAATCAACCTGAAAGAAGCAAAAAACGTGAAGTACGCCGGGTTTGTGACGCCCGGCAACCGCCTTCGAGTCGAAGTAGAGGTCATCAAACGCGACGAGCGTCTGGTGACGTTAAAAGTGAACGGTTCGGTCGACGGAGCTCCGACGCTGAGCGGTCGGCTGGTGCTGGAACAATACAATTTGGGAGACGCCGACCCGGAGATGGCCGAAGTAGACGCCCGGATGCGGCTGTTCCTGCAGAAGTGGGAGAAGGCGATCTACCGCAGGCCAAAAGTGGCCTCGAGCGCCGCTTAACAACCAGCTTGGTAAACCGTGTGCGGGCACAGGCCTCCACGGGAATCTAATAGTTCAAGAGTACATCGTTACCAGAAGCGAGAAGAGACATGGCCTCTGAAGAAGAAGTGTTCGCGAAAGTCCAAGAGGCCCTTGTCGAAGCACTGGGGGTAGAAGAGGACGAGGTCACCCCGGAAGCCAAGCTTCAGGCCGACCTCGACGCCGAAAGCATCGACTTCTTGGACATCGTCTTCCGCCTGGAGAAGGCGTTTAACATCAAGATCGAGCGTGGCGAGCTGTTCCCCGAGGACATCCTCACCAACACCGAGTACGTGACCGATGGCCGCGTGAACGCCGAGGGCATCGTCAAGCTGAAGCAAAGGATGCCCTTCGCCGACCTCACGGCGTTCGAGGCCGACCCGCTGGTGCAGAACATCGGCAAGCACCTGACGGTGGGCGACCTTTGCAACTTTGTGAAGTTCAAGCTCGATCAGGCCTAACCAGCACGCTCCCTCCAGCCCGTAGCCCCCAATCAGCCGGGGCCAAAGCCTCATGCGTTGGTTCTGGGTCGACCGGTTCACCGAGTACGTCGCGGGAGATCGCGCCGTTGCGCACAAGGGCGTGACGCTGAGCGACGAGTTCATCCACGATCACTGGGGCGGCTACCCGGTGATGCCCAACTCGTTGATCGCCGAAGGGATGGCGCAGACCTCCGGGCTGCTGGTGAGCGAGCTCTACAAGTTCCAAGAGCTGGTGGTGCTGGCCAAGTTCACCAAGCTGGAGTTTGACGGGCTGGTGTTGCCGGGGCAGACGCTCAAGTACACCGCCCAGATCGGGGCCACCAAGGACATCGGCGCCCAGGCCACCGTGACCGCCCACGTGGGCGACCACCAGCAGGCGCACGCAGAGATCTTCTTCGCCAGGATGCACGCCGACAGCGCCGGGCGAGAAGAAATGCCCGAGAAGCTGTTCGACGCAGACGACCTCTGCCACTGGCTCCACGTGACCGGGGTGTTTCGGGTCGGCGTGCACCAGGACGGATCGCGGATGCACCCCTCCGAATACGGGCTTCCCGAGTACACCGGGTAAGCGGGCGGCGGTACAATCGTGCTCCGGCCCCCCAACCCCCAACCCGCCGAGCCCCCCGATGCGCAGAAGAGTTGTCGTTACCGGCGTCGGATGCGTCACCCCGCTAGGCCATAGCGTGCCCGAGCTGTGGGCCAACCTGTTGGCCGCCAAGAGCAGCGTCGGGACCACGTCGCTGTTCGACGCTAGCAACTTCCCGACCAAGATCTCCTCCGAGGTGCGCGACTGGTCGATCGGTTCGGTTGGCCTCGACGAGGCCGAGTGGGCGACCCGCGGCCGGCACACGCGGTTTGCCGTGGGCGCCGCCAAGCAGGCGATGGACGACTCCGGCGTCGCCGGCACGGTCGACCCCACG from Pirellulimonas nuda includes:
- a CDS encoding prenyltransferase/squalene oxidase repeat-containing protein, which produces MTRPIARTLSLALLLAGCLAAPAAAGGEDPAEAPLRRAAGFLWSQQQADGSWRSQNYGVMRSGQAFTPFVLHTLLGVPEEVCPRPAGGVDKALAFIRGRVAADGSLGHADPDVVEYPVYSTAYGLLCLLKGGRTPLADGDAELVARMAGFLAEAQFRPENGFGPDHPALGGWGFDAPLAPGEPGHMDLAHTRRALEALAAAGPPAAGPLAERFLARVQHLPDQAGLNPPGFDGGFFFSSVVAAANKGRHAEAPHQAGYRSYATATCDGVLALLAAGAPPEDDRVEAARQWLLGHPRLDYPQGVPTDHPEPWGEAISLYHRAVRAEAYVALGWPRGWQAEMAAQIAAQQRPDGSVVNLTSPLMKEDDPLLGTSLASIALTHALSPRR
- a CDS encoding acyl carrier protein translates to MASEEEVFAKVQEALVEALGVEEDEVTPEAKLQADLDAESIDFLDIVFRLEKAFNIKIERGELFPEDILTNTEYVTDGRVNAEGIVKLKQRMPFADLTAFEADPLVQNIGKHLTVGDLCNFVKFKLDQA
- a CDS encoding 3-hydroxyacyl-ACP dehydratase FabZ family protein; the protein is MRFCLLDVIERIEGDRRLVAVKNVSYSEEYLQDHFPEFPVLPGVFMLEAATQASAWLLRISSDYAHSVINLKEAKNVKYAGFVTPGNRLRVEVEVIKRDERLVTLKVNGSVDGAPTLSGRLVLEQYNLGDADPEMAEVDARMRLFLQKWEKAIYRRPKVASSAA
- a CDS encoding hotdog family protein; this translates as MRWFWVDRFTEYVAGDRAVAHKGVTLSDEFIHDHWGGYPVMPNSLIAEGMAQTSGLLVSELYKFQELVVLAKFTKLEFDGLVLPGQTLKYTAQIGATKDIGAQATVTAHVGDHQQAHAEIFFARMHADSAGREEMPEKLFDADDLCHWLHVTGVFRVGVHQDGSRMHPSEYGLPEYTG
- a CDS encoding iron-sulfur cluster assembly scaffold protein, with the protein product MPSEEEFYQEHILDHYEDPFHRGDLPGATHAHEDKNPLCGDLVRVALKISPEGKIEDCWFTGDGCVISQASASMLLEEIQGKTTEELKAFGAPEMLKLYGPRLTPNRQKCCLLSWRALQSAVHSPVE
- a CDS encoding SHD1 domain-containing protein → MDSCIAWGRPTLRPATSCIALLLALASLVGAPTAAEAQDDSAVVEFIVMAPRGAAEKKEVDDSAIVDGLIKELQLGTDWFSANAGADVFFGKSNKAGGEPDVTQLVTALVKLAAPDQITSTRTVSINGRVGTRVAPVSDFEVFCAAIDYGRVLERNNRERYVKVRIQPEEITKEALEARAQAVGRSDVVDELFSQDGPRGMGLAGRGFGGFGRGFDGGVGNGGFGDGGFGDRGLGGGGEGEDKFGVGDRVEISIAGKWYRGVVEAEPKFKNTMVAVDDLERLAAAVSSRALKTQLERRSQLRIVAPEGYLRRATGPAPGVGGGGGAAEPRQWSDASGRFSVTATFVSEADGVVTLRKQSGDAINVPVAKLCEADQNYLAGVASGATGGAGPAGLGPVEREAKVLAVDRRNVRPFDKSGLREWRFDPPPSSPPLGERESYPTVDLAAIPGSQRFFERASIFVSLDGKRVIVSRQKGGVGGAPQPFLHMVDPPGGRVTPLVAGPPGTKVLDALADRAVVLMKSDGSGAGSKVYVQRMTATDLQPVIEWEPYPSGRGQDRARDVDYAWFLPGNRVLTVSSRGCVCTVWKLGAAAVAEYEIALGVQIPHVIIGPQHRLLAIGSDEKITVFDLSEGRVVGSVEANKGERAYFHSVNNLRQIAFSSDLKHMAVLRDGALATWDMATGEMVSELWHSGIGFSSSIEWVGDFVLLDGKHVFDPLRRVLLWEYTADARFFAPTTTVASGRMWFIPSSKSEGATFLGSTVLPDEQVQAMAESLGPPESLLLAKPGDEVSIRIDVDEAYGSVDEVRQAVTKQLTAAGYTVVDGPTQLVAFAECRKMQEEKQIRINVGGNAFPEEQDIVTRWIRPALSRVGFEANGEAIWIDGGSYDVWGNIYLEEGESLDDALERLTTPDIRRVLSATFASYVARQGNVGSDKAYGTSDLADGLFGAK
- a CDS encoding cysteine desulfurase — encoded protein: MLPASLRDDFPILQQSVHGDRPLVFLDNAASTQRSRQVMDAVRRLEEHDYANVHRGIHTLSERSTDAYEAAREKVRAFINAESADEIVFTQGTTASINLVARSWGEANLKPGDEILLTLMEHHSNLVPWFQAAERTGAVVRQIPITDDGLLDLSGLDSLLTRRTKLVAVASVSNTLGTINPVAEIIRRAHAVGALVLVDAAQSVPHMATDVRALDVDFLAFSGHKMTGPSGIGVLYGKRSLLEAMPAFLGGGSMIDRVYADRFTPAPIPTRFEAGTPPISGAIGLGAAIDYLQAIGMDAIQQHEHRLVEHAWRRLGEVEGLTRLGPPPEQRAGLVGFTLDRPHAHDIAQLLDEQGVAVRAGHHCTQPLHDRLGISASTRASFYLYNTLEEVDVLVDALAAIRERFRPRGRKRAARVAEK